A genomic stretch from Desulfotignum balticum DSM 7044 includes:
- a CDS encoding NAD-dependent epimerase, with protein MNVLVTGAAGFIGYSLSARLLDSGHTVYGIDNLNDYYDVTLKQARLARLEKQPGFVFQKLDLADRQNMAALFVSHAFDCVVNLAAQAGVRHSIENPATYVDSNLTGFANVLEGCRHSKVKHLVYASSSSVYGLNTHMPFSVHQNVDHPISLYAASKKANELMAHTYSYLYNLPTTGLRFFTVYGPWGRPDMALFLFTKAILKNEPIKVFNHGKMQRDFTYIDDIVEGVIRVMNRIPEANPDWSSDRPDPSSSCAPYRLYNIGNNQPVALMDFVKAIETALGKKAQIEYLPLQPGDVPATYADVSDLMTDTGFKPSTPVPRGIQQFVDWYLAYYSH; from the coding sequence ATGAACGTTCTTGTCACCGGCGCTGCCGGATTTATCGGCTACAGCCTGAGTGCACGCCTGCTGGATTCAGGGCATACGGTTTACGGCATTGACAATCTCAATGATTATTATGATGTAACCCTGAAGCAGGCCCGACTGGCCCGGCTGGAGAAACAGCCCGGCTTTGTGTTTCAAAAACTGGACCTGGCAGACCGCCAGAATATGGCGGCTTTGTTTGTATCCCACGCGTTTGACTGCGTGGTGAACCTGGCGGCCCAGGCCGGGGTGCGCCACAGCATTGAAAATCCAGCCACATATGTGGACAGCAACCTGACCGGGTTTGCAAATGTTCTGGAAGGATGCCGCCACAGCAAGGTGAAGCACCTGGTGTATGCGTCCTCCTCGTCCGTGTACGGTTTAAATACCCATATGCCGTTTTCCGTGCACCAGAACGTGGATCATCCCATCAGCCTGTATGCCGCATCCAAAAAAGCCAACGAACTGATGGCCCACACCTACAGTTATCTATACAATCTGCCGACAACCGGTCTGCGCTTTTTCACGGTGTACGGCCCCTGGGGGCGGCCGGACATGGCACTGTTCCTGTTTACCAAAGCAATTTTGAAAAACGAGCCCATCAAAGTGTTCAACCATGGGAAAATGCAGCGGGATTTCACTTATATCGATGATATTGTGGAAGGGGTGATCCGGGTCATGAACCGGATTCCGGAAGCAAACCCGGACTGGTCTTCGGACCGGCCGGATCCGTCATCAAGCTGCGCACCTTACCGGCTGTACAATATCGGCAACAACCAGCCTGTGGCGCTGATGGATTTTGTCAAAGCCATTGAAACCGCGTTAGGCAAAAAAGCCCAAATAGAATACCTGCCGCTTCAGCCCGGGGATGTGCCGGCCACCTATGCCGATGTCAGCGATCTGATGACCGATACCGGATTTAAACCCTCCACGCCTGTGCCCCGGGGCATTCAACAGTTTGTGGACTGGTACCTGGCTTATTACAGCCACTAG
- the pepN gene encoding aminopeptidase N: protein MTTHASVLLKDYTPPDFLVDRVTLVFDIRPEETRVTSTLTLFKNPDKSNKSSVLKMDMGDFRILSVTLDGQDLSAKDYQADGKKFIVPDVPDRFTLETRTLLCPEKNTRLEGLYRSSGIYCTQCEAEGFRNITPFPDRPDVMARYTCTIIADKTTCPVLLSNGNPLEKGDLPDNRHFVTWEDPFKKPCYLFALVAGNLSWIESPFVTRSGNQITLKIFAEPENVDKCHHAMRCLKQAVKWDEERFNLEYDLDLYQIVAINDFNAGAMENKGLNIFNAKYVLADPATATDDDFMNIQRVIGHEYFHNWTGNRVTLKNWFQLSLKEGLTVFRDQEFTSDLNSRSVERISNVKTLRSLQFPEDSGPMAHPVRPDAYIKMDNFYTMTVYEKGAELIRMIHQFLGETLFQQGMALYFKQFDGMAVTVEDFLSVMAQAGHMDMTQFKRWYTQSGTPTVTVTRSYDPDTRILSVTFAQHTPLDRNQSEKQPLHIPIRMGLIDPEGKDIIPEQGSLIQMTDNTHTVAFQNVPSGTLPSVFRQFSAPVKISTDLSDEELAFLMARDTDDFNRWDAAQTLFNKEIQTLVSAISRHRPLTVSQNLVQAFETALSDQSADRAFLAKALAIPQEMELANLFDCIDVDAVHTARQHLKTHLAATLTPLFLKTIDQCGHSDPESLSIQDIGNRGLRNLAISYMASLGTASVHDIVWKAFLAAENMTDEFACFKILCTTTPELKRKSAARFYDKWSHDPLVMDKWFYVQAVSPLADTLPCVKDLVTHPDFTLTNPNRVRALIYGFAMNNPVHFHEKTGNGYGFITDKILELDTINHQIAARLTGCFNHWKKYDSHRRVLMKQSLEILAASPNLSTNVYEIVSRALA from the coding sequence ATGACAACACATGCCTCTGTATTACTCAAAGACTATACTCCGCCTGATTTTCTGGTGGACCGGGTGACTCTTGTTTTTGATATCCGGCCCGAGGAAACCCGGGTGACTTCGACATTGACCCTTTTTAAAAACCCTGACAAATCCAACAAATCTTCTGTTCTGAAAATGGATATGGGGGATTTCCGGATTCTGTCTGTAACACTGGATGGCCAGGACCTGTCTGCAAAAGATTATCAGGCAGACGGAAAAAAATTCATTGTCCCGGATGTGCCGGACCGGTTTACTTTGGAAACCCGGACATTGCTTTGTCCGGAAAAAAACACCCGGCTGGAGGGATTGTATCGATCCAGCGGCATTTACTGCACCCAGTGCGAAGCTGAAGGATTCCGCAACATCACCCCGTTTCCGGACCGGCCCGATGTCATGGCCCGGTATACCTGCACTATTATTGCCGACAAAACCACGTGTCCGGTGCTGTTATCCAACGGCAACCCCTTGGAAAAAGGGGATCTGCCGGACAACCGACATTTTGTGACCTGGGAGGATCCGTTCAAAAAACCGTGTTACCTGTTCGCCCTGGTGGCCGGCAATCTGTCCTGGATTGAATCGCCGTTTGTCACCCGGTCCGGAAACCAGATCACCTTGAAAATCTTTGCAGAGCCGGAAAACGTTGACAAGTGCCACCATGCCATGCGCTGCCTCAAACAGGCCGTCAAATGGGATGAGGAACGGTTCAATCTCGAATATGACCTGGACCTGTATCAGATTGTGGCCATCAATGATTTCAATGCCGGTGCCATGGAAAACAAGGGGTTAAACATTTTCAATGCCAAATATGTGCTTGCCGACCCGGCCACGGCCACGGATGACGATTTCATGAACATCCAGCGGGTGATCGGGCACGAATATTTTCACAACTGGACCGGTAACCGGGTTACCCTGAAAAACTGGTTCCAGCTCAGCCTGAAAGAAGGGCTGACCGTTTTCAGGGACCAGGAATTCACCTCGGATCTGAATTCCCGATCCGTGGAGCGCATCAGCAATGTCAAAACACTTCGATCCTTGCAGTTTCCGGAGGACAGCGGACCCATGGCCCACCCGGTGCGGCCGGACGCCTATATCAAGATGGACAATTTCTACACCATGACCGTGTATGAAAAAGGCGCGGAACTGATCCGCATGATCCATCAGTTCCTGGGGGAAACCCTATTTCAACAGGGAATGGCCTTGTATTTCAAGCAATTTGACGGCATGGCCGTCACGGTCGAGGATTTTTTGTCTGTCATGGCACAGGCCGGCCATATGGACATGACCCAGTTCAAGCGATGGTACACCCAGTCCGGTACGCCTACAGTGACCGTGACCCGGTCCTATGACCCGGACACCCGCATTCTGTCAGTGACCTTTGCCCAGCACACACCTTTGGACAGAAACCAGTCTGAAAAACAGCCGCTGCATATTCCCATCCGCATGGGGTTGATTGACCCTGAGGGCAAAGACATCATTCCGGAACAGGGATCATTGATCCAGATGACGGATAACACACACACTGTGGCGTTTCAGAATGTGCCTTCCGGCACCCTGCCCTCGGTATTCCGGCAGTTTTCCGCCCCGGTCAAGATATCCACGGATCTTTCGGATGAAGAACTGGCATTTCTCATGGCCCGTGATACCGATGACTTCAACCGGTGGGATGCGGCCCAGACATTGTTCAACAAAGAGATTCAAACCCTGGTGTCCGCCATCTCCCGGCACCGGCCGCTAACCGTATCGCAGAACCTGGTGCAGGCATTTGAAACCGCTTTATCAGACCAGTCCGCGGACCGGGCATTTCTGGCCAAAGCCCTGGCCATTCCCCAGGAAATGGAACTGGCAAATCTGTTTGACTGCATTGATGTGGATGCCGTCCATACAGCCAGACAACACTTGAAAACCCATCTGGCCGCTACGCTTACCCCTTTGTTTTTAAAAACCATTGACCAGTGCGGTCACTCCGACCCCGAAAGTCTTTCCATCCAGGATATCGGGAACAGAGGATTGAGAAACCTGGCAATATCTTATATGGCAAGCCTTGGCACGGCATCTGTCCATGACATCGTATGGAAGGCATTTCTGGCGGCTGAAAACATGACCGATGAATTTGCCTGTTTTAAGATCCTTTGTACCACCACCCCTGAGTTGAAACGAAAAAGCGCGGCCCGGTTTTATGATAAATGGTCCCATGATCCCCTGGTCATGGATAAATGGTTTTATGTCCAGGCGGTTTCTCCTTTGGCCGATACGTTGCCATGCGTGAAGGATCTGGTGACACATCCGGATTTTACGTTGACCAATCCCAACCGGGTCCGGGCCCTGATTTACGGATTTGCCATGAATAATCCCGTTCATTTTCACGAAAAAACCGGCAATGGGTATGGGTTTATCACGGACAAAATCCTGGAACTGGACACAATCAATCACCAGATCGCGGCCCGTCTGACCGGATGTTTCAATCATTGGAAAAAATATGATTCCCACCGACGGGTTTTAATGAAACAATCCCTTGAAATACTGGCAGCCTCGCCAAATCTGTCCACCAATGTGTATGAGATTGTTTCCCGGGCCCTGGCCTGA
- a CDS encoding GumC family protein, which produces MLQPQKPIKPEEILEIIVRRRWLIVLSLCFFLTLGVGLTLKAPKSYQASTLILVQQQSVPSEYVRSVVTSSINQRINTISQQILSRSNLEKIIDQFGLYADRPDMYLEDKILEMRKRVNVKIEQARHGTESFSIRFSGSDPQRVMRIANTLASYFMDENLKVREAQAVGTSEFLDFELEKTRQRLEELEKKLSEYRAQHLGGLPDELETNLRTLDRLQQQMVDKHVILREAKTSLALVESRINEIETRARQPIQEGSGTPETGMRDVVTENQEKLRQARQEYDRLLTVYTPRHPDVKRLAKTIENLEQLVAKENDPDAENTDLPLKPLVPPPEDPRLKRLKSERDQLKGEIRSLTMALDDIEKKMVTYQKRVEETPRREMELQSLNRDYANIRDIYNSLLNRKLEAELSVNMEKKQKGEQFRILDSAKLPEKPVSPDVKKYFFLSMAAGLGLAAGIIFLLEFFDSSLRRDEQIEEELKLSILATIPELQTSNATTRKWVEVAAFALCSLYAAAFFAFFAVLYVKGLDRTLTAIKTMLHI; this is translated from the coding sequence ATGCTGCAACCTCAAAAACCGATCAAACCGGAAGAGATTCTGGAAATCATTGTCAGACGAAGGTGGTTGATCGTTCTTTCACTCTGCTTTTTTTTGACTCTGGGAGTGGGGCTGACGCTCAAGGCCCCCAAGTCCTATCAGGCATCCACCCTGATTCTGGTTCAGCAGCAGAGCGTGCCGTCCGAATATGTGCGGTCCGTGGTGACCTCCAGTATCAATCAGCGGATTAATACCATTTCCCAGCAGATTCTGAGCCGGAGCAATCTGGAAAAGATCATCGATCAATTTGGCTTGTATGCGGATCGTCCGGATATGTATCTGGAAGATAAAATTTTAGAAATGCGCAAACGGGTAAATGTGAAAATTGAGCAGGCACGGCATGGCACTGAATCGTTTTCCATCCGGTTCAGCGGCAGCGACCCCCAACGGGTGATGCGTATCGCCAACACCCTTGCCAGTTATTTCATGGATGAAAACCTTAAAGTCAGAGAAGCGCAGGCTGTGGGAACCAGCGAATTTCTGGATTTTGAGCTGGAAAAGACCCGGCAGCGGCTGGAAGAGTTGGAAAAAAAACTGTCTGAATACCGTGCCCAGCATTTAGGCGGACTTCCCGATGAATTGGAGACCAATCTGAGAACCCTGGATCGGCTTCAGCAGCAGATGGTGGACAAGCATGTCATCCTCAGGGAAGCGAAAACCTCTCTGGCCCTGGTGGAATCCCGGATCAACGAGATTGAAACCCGGGCCCGGCAACCGATTCAGGAAGGGTCTGGTACCCCGGAAACCGGGATGAGAGATGTGGTTACGGAAAATCAGGAAAAACTGCGTCAGGCCCGTCAGGAATATGACCGATTGCTGACCGTTTACACCCCCCGGCATCCGGATGTGAAACGGCTTGCGAAAACCATTGAAAATCTTGAACAACTGGTGGCAAAAGAAAACGACCCCGATGCAGAAAACACAGATCTCCCATTGAAACCATTGGTGCCGCCTCCGGAAGATCCCCGGTTGAAACGGTTGAAATCAGAACGGGACCAACTCAAAGGTGAAATCCGATCTTTGACCATGGCGCTGGACGATATTGAAAAAAAAATGGTGACCTATCAGAAGCGGGTGGAAGAAACCCCCCGGCGGGAAATGGAATTACAGTCATTAAACCGGGATTATGCCAATATCCGTGATATCTACAATTCGCTGCTGAATCGAAAACTGGAAGCGGAGCTTTCTGTCAACATGGAAAAAAAGCAGAAAGGGGAACAGTTCAGAATCCTGGATTCTGCCAAATTGCCTGAAAAACCGGTGTCGCCGGATGTGAAAAAATATTTTTTCCTGTCCATGGCCGCAGGCCTGGGATTGGCTGCCGGTATTATTTTTCTGCTGGAATTTTTTGATTCCTCTTTGCGGCGGGATGAGCAGATTGAGGAGGAACTGAAGTTATCGATTCTGGCCACAATTCCTGAATTGCAAACTTCGAATGCCACTACCCGCAAATGGGTTGAGGTGGCAGCATTTGCGTTGTGCAGTCTGTATGCGGCGGCTTTTTTTGCTTTTTTTGCCGTTCTTTATGTCAAAGGGCTGGACCGGACCCTCACCGCCATCAAAACGATGCTGCACATTTAA
- a CDS encoding polysaccharide biosynthesis tyrosine autokinase, with translation MGKLFDALEKARQDHRVQEDEVPVHTVKTGEIPANDRQILPKTVHPSMVTLLKPHSLEAEQFRILKNNILFPEKGDPPRSIMITSPSPSEGKSFVAANLAVSIAKSIDEYVLLMDCDLRSPTLHTLFSFPEGPGLSDHLARAMPLPEMLKKTFINKLTLLPAGSIPQNPSELLSSEQMRTLLYEVKSRYRDRYVIIDTPPPNLTSETNAIARVVDGIVIVVRYGKTTRKQVENLIDIYGRKKILGVIKNFSKKPVLSRYPYSHYGNTS, from the coding sequence TTGGGGAAATTATTTGATGCCCTGGAAAAAGCCAGGCAGGACCATCGAGTTCAGGAGGATGAGGTACCGGTCCATACAGTAAAAACCGGGGAAATTCCTGCGAATGACCGGCAGATTTTACCGAAAACCGTGCATCCGTCCATGGTGACCTTGTTGAAGCCCCATTCCCTGGAAGCGGAACAGTTCAGAATTTTGAAAAACAATATCCTGTTTCCTGAAAAAGGGGACCCGCCCCGGTCCATCATGATCACCAGCCCGTCTCCGAGTGAAGGCAAATCCTTTGTGGCAGCCAACCTGGCAGTCAGTATCGCTAAAAGTATCGATGAATATGTGCTGCTCATGGATTGTGATCTTCGATCCCCGACGCTTCACACCCTGTTCAGCTTCCCGGAAGGCCCGGGGCTTAGTGATCATCTGGCCCGGGCCATGCCGTTGCCTGAAATGCTCAAAAAAACATTTATCAACAAACTGACGCTGCTGCCGGCAGGCTCCATCCCGCAGAATCCGTCGGAACTGCTGTCATCCGAGCAGATGCGGACCTTGCTTTATGAGGTTAAATCCAGGTACCGGGACCGATATGTGATTATCGATACCCCACCCCCCAATCTGACGTCTGAAACCAATGCCATTGCCAGAGTGGTGGACGGTATTGTTATTGTGGTCCGGTATGGGAAAACCACCCGAAAACAAGTGGAAAATCTTATTGATATCTACGGCAGAAAAAAAATTCTGGGGGTGATCAAAAATTTTTCAAAAAAACCGGTGTTGTCCCGGTATCCCTACAGCCATTATGGCAACACAAGTTGA
- a CDS encoding polysaccharide biosynthesis/export family protein — MRKKNYKVTMGLAALMVLIAFSTSAAEKNGSISASGDYIIGIGDVLSIHTWKEPDLSLDMVQVRRDGKITFPLLDDILALGKSTVALKQTIQTQLSKFVEAPMVTVTLVNAVSQRYYILGEVLEIGEYPLIKKLTVIQAFALAKGFTQWASKDRILLYRRNGTDLSVFRIDYKDIVKGQMNKDIFLQADDVIIVP, encoded by the coding sequence ATGCGCAAAAAAAACTATAAAGTAACAATGGGGCTGGCCGCGTTGATGGTTTTGATCGCATTTTCCACCTCCGCGGCGGAAAAAAACGGCAGCATCAGTGCCAGCGGTGATTATATCATCGGTATCGGAGATGTCCTGAGCATCCATACATGGAAAGAGCCGGACTTGTCTTTGGATATGGTGCAGGTACGCCGGGACGGAAAAATCACTTTTCCATTGCTGGACGACATTTTGGCCCTGGGCAAATCAACTGTGGCCCTGAAGCAAACGATCCAGACCCAGCTATCCAAATTTGTGGAAGCACCCATGGTCACGGTGACCCTGGTCAATGCTGTAAGTCAGCGGTATTACATTCTGGGAGAGGTTCTGGAAATCGGAGAATATCCGTTGATTAAAAAACTGACGGTGATTCAGGCCTTTGCCCTGGCCAAGGGGTTCACCCAATGGGCATCCAAGGACCGGATTCTGCTGTACCGGCGTAACGGAACCGACCTTTCCGTGTTTCGAATCGACTACAAAGATATCGTCAAAGGTCAAATGAACAAGGATATTTTTCTGCAGGCCGATGATGTTATCATTGTGCCATAG
- a CDS encoding outer membrane beta-barrel protein, with protein MGKKISRHRQKIFRFVLILGFVWAVAGQGHARTVFQVIPVLSVTEEYQDNYFSTHTNKQEEFITTYALQFTAGILEEKHRLYLSYSPEYKDYRNLNDRDRLGHYVTLTGEINPARHTDLIYGLVYDGDSDNLEGESRRHQAYVSGISQTGKATRLTYGHQYEDRFDRQSRTGDYKEHTRNTSRAGVHHQYGPKNHVRVTFLYEFDSYENPDPDAYTRYEPAGYVSYWFSPGYGMDANLSYEDRDFDDTFDYTRTLSGDIRFIKTVSKTFDTFVKYRHSYSETQDLTHHTFHPSVGFDWQVTEDSGISLGVGALFHDWSNHDNDSVDPFLDIDAYKIFSFSPRTQLSLTGISGYAASGDQASSLGFTTYYQAGAQLSHLLFKQVTSNLSAALRRDEYQETASDREDTRMILGASLAWQPLKWLYVNVGYSFVDFTTTDAFREDYTDNRLFLKIDLVPETPVTMSADPSRQALEDQLFNWER; from the coding sequence ATGGGAAAAAAAATCAGCAGACACAGACAGAAAATTTTTCGATTTGTTCTGATCTTAGGCTTTGTATGGGCCGTTGCCGGACAGGGGCATGCCAGAACCGTATTTCAGGTCATTCCGGTGTTGTCGGTGACCGAAGAATATCAGGACAATTATTTTTCCACTCATACCAACAAACAAGAAGAGTTCATCACCACCTACGCCCTGCAATTCACTGCCGGCATTCTGGAAGAAAAACACCGCCTGTATCTGAGCTATTCTCCGGAGTATAAAGATTACAGGAATCTCAATGACCGGGACCGGCTCGGCCATTATGTGACGCTGACCGGAGAAATAAACCCGGCCCGGCACACGGATCTCATCTATGGACTGGTTTACGATGGGGACTCCGACAACCTGGAAGGAGAATCCAGACGTCACCAGGCCTATGTTTCAGGCATATCCCAGACGGGAAAAGCCACCCGCCTCACCTATGGTCACCAGTATGAAGACCGGTTCGACCGCCAGTCCCGCACCGGGGATTACAAGGAACACACCCGCAACACCAGCCGGGCCGGGGTGCATCACCAGTACGGCCCTAAAAACCATGTGCGGGTGACTTTTTTGTATGAATTTGATTCCTATGAAAACCCGGACCCGGATGCTTACACCCGGTACGAACCTGCCGGTTATGTATCCTACTGGTTTTCCCCCGGATATGGGATGGATGCAAACCTGTCCTATGAAGACCGGGATTTTGACGATACCTTTGATTATACCAGAACCCTGTCCGGAGATATCCGGTTCATCAAAACCGTTTCCAAAACCTTTGATACCTTTGTAAAGTACCGGCATTCCTATTCGGAAACACAGGATCTGACCCATCACACCTTTCATCCGTCCGTGGGGTTTGACTGGCAGGTCACCGAGGATTCGGGCATCTCCCTGGGTGTGGGGGCCTTGTTCCATGACTGGAGCAACCATGACAATGATTCCGTGGATCCGTTCCTGGATATCGATGCCTATAAAATTTTCAGCTTCAGTCCCAGAACCCAACTGTCTTTGACCGGCATCAGCGGATATGCCGCATCAGGAGACCAGGCATCCAGCCTGGGATTCACCACGTATTATCAGGCCGGCGCGCAATTGAGTCATCTCCTGTTCAAACAGGTGACATCCAACCTGTCCGCTGCGCTCCGGCGGGATGAGTATCAGGAAACCGCATCAGACAGGGAAGATACCCGGATGATACTGGGGGCAAGTCTGGCCTGGCAGCCCCTGAAATGGCTGTATGTCAATGTCGGCTATTCATTTGTGGATTTCACTACCACGGATGCCTTTAGAGAGGATTACACGGACAACCGCCTGTTTCTGAAAATTGACCTGGTGCCTGAAACCCCGGTAACCATGTCAGCCGACCCGTCCAGGCAGGCCCTGGAAGATCAGTTGTTCAATTGGGAGCGATAG
- a CDS encoding exosortase C-terminal domain/associated protein EpsI: protein MSWLRLIVVVALLAAAHGAVMLTSRTENIPPAKAFHDFPDRIGPWQGKKGALDETISNVLGVEAYVLSDFTRPSGQFVNLYIGFYQSQRQGDLIHSPRNCMPGAGWNIVETGREILTDPETGASFKVASLVLKKGDQYQMVLYWFHSRGRIIASEYMQKIWLVIDAVFRNRTDGAFVRLITPVKNSRQEAVLLLKDFADDLKPLLDDYIPS from the coding sequence ATGTCCTGGCTCAGACTTATCGTGGTGGTGGCACTTCTGGCAGCTGCCCACGGGGCAGTGATGCTCACCAGCCGTACCGAAAATATTCCGCCGGCCAAAGCTTTTCATGATTTTCCGGACCGCATCGGCCCCTGGCAGGGTAAAAAAGGGGCTTTGGATGAAACGATCTCCAATGTGCTGGGTGTGGAAGCGTATGTGCTGTCGGATTTTACCCGGCCTTCGGGTCAATTTGTCAATCTGTATATCGGGTTCTACCAGAGCCAGCGCCAGGGGGATCTGATCCATTCTCCCAGAAACTGCATGCCCGGTGCCGGATGGAATATTGTGGAAACCGGCCGGGAGATTTTGACGGATCCTGAAACCGGAGCGTCTTTCAAAGTGGCCTCCCTGGTGTTGAAAAAAGGGGATCAGTACCAGATGGTACTCTACTGGTTCCATTCCAGAGGCAGAATCATCGCTTCGGAGTATATGCAGAAAATCTGGCTGGTGATTGATGCGGTTTTCCGCAACCGCACCGACGGCGCGTTTGTCCGGCTGATCACGCCGGTAAAAAACAGCCGCCAGGAAGCGGTCCTGCTGCTCAAAGATTTTGCCGATGACCTGAAACCTTTACTGGACGATTATATCCCTTCCTGA
- a CDS encoding exosortase/archaeosortase family protein → MIHKNTRFWIQAGLIFVGFFVLFFRTLSGLVSDWSSDPNFSHGFLIPVIFLYMVWYKKDQLRKIPIQPSRIGLGIIILGLLVHVAANIGAELFMMRFSMVITLSGIIIYALGIPMFKAVLIPVAYLILMIPIPAILWNQVAFPLQLLAAKLSAGMIAWIGIPVYREGNILHLAVTSLEVVDACSGLRSLTSLLALTGIFAYMAPLSVVKKWVLFFSAVPIAVAVNVIRLTVTGAMAVWISPDTAHGFLHDMSGLIIFGAALVLVYLVFIIELKLENRQTGKQS, encoded by the coding sequence ATGATACACAAAAACACCCGTTTCTGGATCCAGGCCGGCCTTATCTTTGTCGGATTTTTCGTGCTGTTTTTCAGGACCCTTTCGGGCCTGGTGTCGGACTGGTCCTCAGACCCCAATTTTTCCCATGGATTTCTGATCCCGGTGATCTTTCTTTACATGGTCTGGTATAAAAAAGATCAGCTCAGAAAAATCCCCATACAGCCTTCCCGGATCGGTCTGGGGATTATCATCCTGGGGCTTTTGGTCCATGTGGCGGCCAATATCGGGGCGGAACTTTTTATGATGCGGTTTTCCATGGTGATCACCTTGTCCGGGATCATCATTTACGCACTGGGAATTCCCATGTTTAAGGCTGTGCTGATTCCGGTGGCCTATCTGATCCTGATGATTCCCATCCCGGCCATTCTGTGGAACCAGGTGGCATTTCCCCTTCAACTGCTGGCGGCAAAACTGTCTGCCGGCATGATTGCATGGATCGGAATCCCGGTGTATCGGGAAGGCAACATTTTGCATCTGGCCGTCACTTCCCTGGAAGTGGTGGATGCCTGCTCAGGCCTGCGGTCCCTGACCTCTTTGCTGGCGTTGACCGGCATTTTCGCGTATATGGCCCCGTTATCTGTGGTGAAAAAATGGGTTTTGTTCTTTTCAGCTGTTCCTATTGCCGTGGCCGTCAATGTGATCCGGCTGACCGTCACCGGCGCCATGGCGGTATGGATCAGCCCGGATACGGCCCATGGATTTCTCCATGACATGTCCGGACTGATCATTTTCGGGGCCGCCCTGGTCCTGGTATATCTGGTATTTATCATTGAACTGAAATTAGAAAACAGACAGACAGGAAAACAATCATGA